The sequence ACGAACTGCCATCGGCAGGGAGAGGCTACTCCTGACCGGCGTCGGTTGTCAACTCGGAGCGCCAACATAGGCGCACAACAATTTCTTGTATGCTTTTCTTCACCGAACGGGGCAGAGTTGTCATTCCGAGTCGTCCATAGCGTGGGCGCTATGCGTGGAGGCAGAAACGGGGACCTGTCCCTGGCCGTCATTCCCGCGCAGGCGGGAATCCAGGGTTTTGCTCCTGGATTCCGGGTCGCGGCCTACGGCCTTGCCCGGAATGACGCACCTCGGGGAGGCTCCCTTGATGATGAAGCGTTCGTAGGGACGAGGTGACCTCACCCCTACCTTTGCGTGGGACAGCCCCGCAAAAAATGATCAAATGCTCAACTCACAAGCCACCCCGGACAGCACGAATGCAGCCCGGGCCAATCTTAAAGTCGACGCCGACGCCCCCGCCGTCGAAGTTCACGTCCCACGCGTAGGACGGGTTGAAGGCGAACAACGTAGAAGACCAGTAGTAGAACGCCACCGTGTGGCCAACCACTGGGTCAATCGCCGGGCCGAAGCGGCTGTAATCCAAGAGGCTCTGTAATTCCTGCGCCGTCGGCACCCGCCAGTCGCTGTACCCAGCATAGCCTGTCCCTCCTTCGGCGTTCACGTCGCTGATCCACGTCCCAGTCGCGGTCTCCCAAGTGTAGATGTTGTGTTTATCGTGCAGCCCGCCGTTGTTGTTTTTCCTCTCCCATGTCAGTCCCGTGTTGGCGTCGGTCAGCGTCCCATCGCCATTGTCGTGAAGCCGCCCCTCGCCAGCTAAGAGTTGGACAGTTCCAACGTGCGTCGCATCGATACGCCGCTCGATCGCTGCCGCATCCCCCATCACCGGACAGGCACCACTCGCTAGCGCCGCCGCCTCAGCATTGGCAAACGCTCGGATAAAGGCTGCTTCACACTTGGCTGGCTTCGACGGCTTGCCCAGAATGGCCTTGGCTTCTTCTTTCGCTAAGCAATCGGCCTTCTTTCCAGCCGCTTTGAGCTTGGCCACTTCACACGTGGTCGCCGGGTCAGCGGCCTGCGCAAGCGTGCCGCTCAACAGCAAACCAAGGACGCTCGCTGCGAGCACACGCG is a genomic window of Deltaproteobacteria bacterium containing:
- a CDS encoding DUF1566 domain-containing protein → MMCTHFSRWFPRVLAASVLGLLLSGTLAQAADPATTCEVAKLKAAGKKADCLAKEEAKAILGKPSKPAKCEAAFIRAFANAEAAALASGACPVMGDAAAIERRIDATHVGTVQLLAGEGRLHDNGDGTLTDANTGLTWERKNNNGGLHDKHNIYTWETATGTWISDVNAEGGTGYAGYSDWRVPTAQELQSLLDYSRFGPAIDPVVGHTVAFYYWSSTLFAFNPSYAWDVNFDGGGVGVDFKIGPGCIRAVRGGL